The following proteins come from a genomic window of Nostoc sp. ATCC 53789:
- a CDS encoding EamA family transporter, which yields MQLKLSASRLPFAPLLLIAPFFLWGTAMVAMKGVIPHTTPLFMAGVRLIPAGMLILIAAAFMGKPQPKGWAAWLWIALFALIDGTLFQGFLAEGLVRTSAGLGSVMIDSQPLAVALLSLWLFQEHIGFWGWLGLGLGVTGISLIGLPDEWILHILDSGANITIGNWQDLFASGEWLMLLAALSMAVGTVLIRFVCRYADPVTATGWHMILGGLPLWGISSVVESQQWENLGGSDLVALSYATVFGSAIAYGLFFYFASSGSLTSLSSLTFLTPVFALLFGNLFLSEVLSPVQWVGVFLTLISIYLINQRDALGAQNDTLTVGEIANIQQPVLDSSVKKLNPVSLAVRKSEPEI from the coding sequence ATGCAACTGAAACTCAGTGCATCTCGACTTCCCTTCGCCCCTCTCTTGTTAATTGCGCCCTTTTTCCTATGGGGGACGGCAATGGTAGCCATGAAAGGAGTGATACCCCACACCACACCGCTATTCATGGCGGGAGTGCGCCTGATACCAGCAGGGATGTTAATTTTGATTGCAGCAGCATTCATGGGTAAACCCCAACCCAAGGGTTGGGCTGCATGGCTGTGGATTGCCTTATTTGCCCTCATAGATGGGACTTTATTTCAAGGCTTTTTGGCTGAGGGATTAGTCAGAACCAGTGCGGGGTTAGGGTCTGTGATGATTGACTCGCAACCCTTGGCAGTAGCATTGCTGTCGTTGTGGCTATTCCAAGAACACATTGGTTTTTGGGGATGGCTGGGGTTAGGTTTGGGAGTCACAGGCATTAGTTTAATTGGCTTACCTGATGAGTGGATTTTACATATTCTCGACTCAGGCGCAAATATCACAATTGGCAACTGGCAAGACTTGTTTGCTAGCGGTGAGTGGTTGATGCTATTGGCAGCCTTATCAATGGCTGTGGGAACAGTGTTGATTCGGTTTGTGTGTAGGTATGCTGACCCAGTAACCGCTACGGGATGGCACATGATTTTAGGTGGATTGCCATTATGGGGAATTTCGTCAGTTGTCGAATCTCAGCAGTGGGAAAATCTGGGAGGATCTGATTTAGTGGCTTTGAGTTATGCTACTGTCTTTGGCAGTGCGATCGCCTACGGGTTATTCTTCTACTTTGCCTCTAGTGGCAGTCTCACTAGTCTTAGTTCTCTTACCTTCCTTACGCCCGTCTTTGCCCTACTATTCGGCAATCTCTTTCTCTCAGAAGTCCTCAGTCCGGTGCAGTGGGTAGGTGTTTTCCTCACTTTAATTAGCATCTATCTCATTAACCAACGTGATGCTTTAGGAGCGCAAAACGACACACTTACTGTCGGCGAAATAGCTAATATACAGCAACCAGTTTTAGATTCATCTGTTAAAAAATTGAACCCTGTAAGCCTAGCAGTTAGAAAATCTGAACCAGAAATTTAA
- a CDS encoding Ppx/GppA phosphatase family protein, translating to MQNLVSASWESSATQPPNQHRIIAAIDLGTNSLHMVVVKIDPTLPAFSIIAREKETVRLGDRNLTTGELKPEIIKKAIAALGRFQEVAKTINAETIIAVATSAVREAPNGKDFLHRVEKELGLSVDLISGQEEARRIYLGVLSGMEFHNQPHTIIDIGGGSTELILGDSHEPRTLTSTKVGAVRLTSELITTDPISNTEFMYLQSYTRGMLERSVDEVLANFQFGESPRLVGTSGTIETLAMIHAREKSGVIPSTLNGYQFSLKDLRELVNRLRKLSNSEKSAIPGMPDKRSEVILAGAVILQEAMTLLGSESIAICERSLREGVIVDWMLGHGLIEDKLRYQSSVRERNVLKIANKYHVNLEYSDRVAKFAESLFDQTQGTLHHWGSDERQLLWAAAILHNCGHYISHSSHHKHSYYLIRNGELLGYTETEIEIIANLARYHRKSPPKKKHEIYQSLLTKEQCQMVSQLSAILRLAVALDRRQIGAISQVQCEYYQQLRQVNLLIFSSQADDDCALELWSLDYKKGVFEEEFGVKLVASLEKPFRKI from the coding sequence ATGCAGAATTTAGTTTCGGCTAGCTGGGAGAGTTCTGCAACTCAACCACCTAACCAACATCGGATTATTGCTGCCATTGACCTGGGAACAAATTCTCTACACATGGTAGTAGTTAAAATTGACCCGACGCTACCAGCCTTTAGCATTATCGCCAGAGAAAAAGAAACTGTGAGACTTGGCGATCGCAATCTTACCACTGGAGAACTCAAACCAGAGATCATTAAAAAGGCGATCGCTGCTTTAGGACGCTTTCAAGAAGTTGCCAAAACCATCAATGCTGAAACAATCATTGCTGTGGCGACTAGTGCCGTGCGCGAAGCCCCAAATGGTAAAGATTTTTTGCACAGAGTAGAAAAGGAATTGGGTTTAAGCGTTGACTTGATTTCTGGTCAAGAAGAAGCGCGACGAATCTACCTTGGCGTGCTTTCGGGCATGGAATTTCACAACCAACCCCATACCATTATTGATATTGGCGGTGGTTCCACAGAATTAATTTTGGGCGATAGTCACGAACCGCGCACTCTCACCAGTACCAAAGTTGGTGCAGTGCGACTCACTAGCGAGTTAATCACTACCGATCCCATCAGCAACACGGAGTTTATGTATTTGCAATCCTATACACGCGGTATGTTAGAACGTTCCGTGGATGAGGTATTAGCAAATTTCCAGTTTGGAGAATCCCCCCGTTTGGTGGGTACATCTGGCACGATTGAAACCCTGGCGATGATTCATGCACGAGAAAAGTCAGGTGTTATTCCTTCCACTCTCAATGGCTATCAGTTTAGTCTTAAAGACTTGCGAGAGTTGGTAAATCGCTTGCGGAAACTGAGTAATTCAGAAAAGTCTGCGATTCCGGGAATGCCAGATAAGCGGTCTGAAGTTATACTGGCTGGTGCAGTAATACTACAGGAAGCGATGACCCTTTTAGGCAGTGAATCGATCGCAATTTGTGAGCGTTCTCTGCGGGAAGGCGTAATCGTAGACTGGATGTTAGGCCACGGCTTAATTGAAGATAAGCTGCGTTACCAAAGTTCAGTTCGAGAACGGAATGTTTTAAAAATCGCTAATAAATACCACGTTAACTTAGAGTATAGCGATCGCGTCGCCAAATTTGCCGAGAGTTTATTCGATCAAACTCAAGGTACGTTACATCACTGGGGATCTGACGAGCGACAACTGCTATGGGCCGCTGCAATATTACACAATTGCGGTCATTATATCAGTCATTCGTCTCACCACAAGCACTCTTACTATCTAATTCGCAATGGTGAATTACTTGGTTATACAGAAACCGAGATTGAAATCATAGCCAACTTAGCACGTTATCATCGCAAATCGCCGCCCAAGAAAAAACATGAAATTTACCAGAGTCTGCTGACTAAAGAGCAGTGCCAAATGGTTAGTCAATTGAGTGCAATTCTAAGATTGGCGGTGGCACTAGATAGACGACAAATTGGGGCGATATCTCAAGTGCAATGTGAGTATTATCAACAACTTCGACAGGTAAACCTGCTGATTTTTTCATCTCAAGCTGATGATGACTGTGCTTTAGAACTTTGGAGTTTAGATTATAAAAAAGGAGTGTTTGAGGAAGAATTTGGAGTTAAATTAGTAGCAAGTTTAGAAAAACCTTTTAGAAAAATTTAA
- a CDS encoding peptidoglycan-binding protein, with translation MRLCRSSILIFTCFSCVGFYPNRASTATPNLAPEILELAQASSTVTASPAVLRYGSQKSDVQRLQIQLKQLGYYNGVVDGQYNASTEIAVAKFQKAKGLKVDGLAGLTTRRRLLAALVAKNQIVTSPSPIVTFPNPTPKPIAKPQSPEKGFIWWFIFAIGVIGSIGALIYLMRWFRQIKQVQKSEILDTKRLSEANKKTMIPPPPETVTSPEKATPPLPTQLLVPEKTSRLAKLNIVDELIQDLRSSDPTKRRKAIWDLGQQGDSRAIQPMVDLMIDADSQESSLILAALAEIGIRTLKPMNRGLAISMQDESPQVRQNAIRDLTRIYDIMGQMSQMLRHALEDPDAEVQATARYALTQMNRMRGLPEQQGLPEDSHNDARE, from the coding sequence ATGAGGCTATGCCGTTCCTCTATTCTGATATTTACCTGTTTTTCTTGCGTGGGTTTTTACCCAAATCGTGCAAGTACAGCCACTCCTAACCTAGCGCCTGAAATTTTAGAACTGGCACAAGCTAGTTCGACAGTTACCGCTAGTCCGGCTGTATTGAGATATGGTAGTCAAAAATCAGATGTGCAGAGATTACAAATCCAATTAAAACAGTTGGGATACTACAATGGCGTGGTAGATGGACAGTACAACGCTAGTACAGAAATCGCTGTAGCTAAATTCCAGAAAGCAAAGGGTTTAAAAGTAGATGGACTTGCTGGTCTAACAACTAGGAGGAGGCTGCTAGCAGCTTTAGTTGCCAAAAATCAGATTGTCACCTCTCCATCTCCAATAGTCACTTTTCCTAATCCAACTCCCAAACCGATTGCAAAACCCCAGTCACCTGAGAAAGGTTTCATCTGGTGGTTTATATTTGCCATTGGAGTTATAGGAAGTATTGGCGCACTTATTTACCTGATGAGGTGGTTTCGTCAGATTAAACAAGTGCAAAAGTCCGAAATATTAGATACTAAAAGATTGAGTGAAGCTAACAAAAAAACGATGATACCACCCCCACCAGAGACTGTAACTAGTCCAGAAAAAGCTACGCCGCCGCTACCCACACAATTACTAGTACCAGAAAAAACTTCCCGGCTTGCTAAACTCAATATCGTTGACGAATTAATTCAAGATTTACGCAGTTCTGACCCAACGAAGCGACGCAAGGCTATTTGGGATTTGGGACAGCAGGGAGATTCGCGGGCAATTCAGCCAATGGTTGACCTAATGATTGATGCTGATTCTCAAGAAAGCAGCTTAATTTTGGCAGCTTTGGCAGAAATTGGTATCCGCACACTCAAACCGATGAACCGGGGTTTAGCAATTTCAATGCAAGATGAAAGTCCCCAAGTACGGCAAAATGCGATCCGAGACTTGACGCGCATTTATGACATAATGGGTCAAATGAGTCAGATGTTGCGCCATGCATTAGAAGACCCAGATGCCGAAGTACAAGCAACAGCACGATATGCTTTAACTCAGATGAATCGAATGCGTGGCTTACCGGAACAACAAGGTTTACCAGAAGATTCACACAACGATGCACGAGAATAA
- a CDS encoding cadmium resistance transporter: MNEFVTAITTGAIAFIATNIDDIVILLLFFSQINTSLRPRHIVAGQFLGFTVLLILSLPGLFGGLVLSKNWIGLLGLLPMSIGISSLLNREEDSSKEVVATTEEAEASTITSFFSPQAYSVAAVTLANGSDNISVYVPLFASSNLESFVVIIGLFFILLGIWCYGAYKLTHYRVIADILTRYINNFVPFILIGLGAFIVLKSGALSLIKLAASCFCLMILVKNNESTDEIKENSTR, encoded by the coding sequence ATGAACGAATTCGTTACTGCAATTACTACAGGGGCAATTGCGTTCATTGCCACTAATATTGATGATATTGTCATTTTATTATTGTTTTTTTCTCAAATAAATACTAGCCTTCGTCCTCGGCATATAGTTGCTGGTCAGTTTCTAGGTTTTACAGTTCTGCTAATCCTTAGTCTTCCTGGTTTATTTGGTGGGTTAGTATTATCCAAAAACTGGATTGGATTACTTGGTTTATTACCAATGTCCATAGGTATCAGTAGTTTGTTGAATCGGGAAGAAGATTCATCAAAAGAAGTTGTTGCTACGACAGAAGAGGCTGAAGCATCAACAATTACGAGTTTTTTTTCTCCTCAAGCTTATAGTGTGGCAGCCGTTACACTTGCCAATGGTAGCGATAACATTAGTGTCTACGTGCCTTTATTTGCTAGCAGCAACCTAGAGAGTTTTGTGGTAATTATTGGATTATTTTTTATATTGTTAGGAATTTGGTGCTATGGGGCATACAAATTAACTCACTACAGAGTAATAGCTGATATATTGACTCGCTATATTAATAATTTTGTGCCTTTTATTCTTATAGGATTAGGCGCTTTTATTGTACTAAAGAGTGGAGCTTTAAGCTTAATAAAGCTAGCTGCTAGTTGTTTCTGTTTGATGATTTTGGTGAAAAATAACGAAAGTACGGATGAAATTAAAGAAAATTCAACTAGGTGA
- a CDS encoding sulfite exporter TauE/SafE family protein has product MHYLSLPFLSFFVGIIVGLTGIGGASLITPMLIFVFQVPPSIAVSSDVVAATLMKIVGSVKHWEQKTLDTEVVKWLAFGSVPGSLFGVGILHVLKRTGEYNLDNILLRLLGVMILLVTALALVQLLLLTFLPKFNLPELPKLDLETNFGRFLTITLGAILGCLVGLTSVSSGSMFALVLIGFFRLDARKLVGTDISHAAILLLFTALGHLSLGTVDWNLVIPIWLGSVPGVLLGAKICQVAPQRPLRFIIYAILMMVSWKLVHQV; this is encoded by the coding sequence ATGCACTATTTATCACTACCATTCTTAAGCTTCTTCGTTGGCATCATAGTTGGTTTGACGGGAATTGGCGGAGCCTCTCTCATTACCCCAATGTTGATTTTTGTTTTTCAGGTTCCGCCTTCCATCGCAGTGAGTTCTGATGTTGTAGCTGCCACATTGATGAAGATTGTTGGTAGCGTCAAGCATTGGGAACAGAAAACTCTGGATACAGAAGTTGTCAAATGGCTGGCATTCGGAAGTGTTCCAGGCTCACTGTTTGGGGTGGGAATTTTGCACGTTCTTAAACGTACAGGTGAGTATAATCTGGATAACATCTTGCTCCGTTTGCTTGGTGTGATGATTTTGCTCGTCACAGCGTTAGCACTAGTGCAATTGTTGTTATTGACTTTTTTACCCAAATTCAATTTACCCGAACTACCAAAGTTAGACTTAGAAACTAACTTTGGCCGCTTCCTAACAATCACTTTGGGGGCCATTTTAGGCTGTTTAGTTGGTCTAACTAGCGTCTCATCAGGTTCAATGTTTGCCCTAGTGCTGATTGGGTTTTTCCGTTTAGATGCACGGAAGCTAGTGGGTACAGATATCTCACACGCAGCGATTTTACTGCTATTTACAGCCCTTGGTCATCTCAGCCTGGGAACAGTTGATTGGAATTTGGTAATACCTATCTGGCTCGGCTCTGTACCAGGAGTTCTGCTAGGTGCTAAAATCTGCCAAGTGGCTCCCCAGCGCCCACTACGGTTTATTATTTACGCCATTTTGATGATGGTGAGTTGGAAATTAGTTCATCAGGTTTGA
- a CDS encoding TetR/AcrR family transcriptional regulator, which translates to MSKGEETKSRILHQAAELFNQQGYAGSSMSDIMRVTGLQKGGIYNHFQSKDDLALQAFDFAIARIKQHTRFALRNKRHAVERLQAIIGIFSSFAENPPIKGGCPLLNTAVESDDAHPALRERAQQAMNSWLHLIRRIIETGIAKGEIRSEVNADEIATVIIATLEGAIMMSKLYGDSIHMHRVINHLNQYLETHL; encoded by the coding sequence ATGTCCAAAGGCGAAGAAACAAAAAGTAGAATTCTCCACCAAGCAGCCGAACTGTTTAACCAACAGGGGTATGCAGGCTCATCAATGTCAGACATTATGCGTGTTACTGGATTGCAAAAAGGAGGAATTTACAATCACTTTCAAAGCAAAGACGATCTCGCATTACAGGCTTTTGATTTTGCGATCGCTCGCATTAAACAGCATACTAGATTTGCATTGCGAAACAAACGCCATGCAGTAGAACGCCTGCAAGCAATCATTGGGATATTTAGTAGCTTCGCAGAAAATCCACCTATCAAAGGAGGGTGTCCACTGCTGAATACTGCTGTGGAAAGCGATGATGCTCATCCGGCGTTGCGGGAACGCGCTCAACAGGCGATGAACTCTTGGCTGCATCTAATTCGTCGAATTATTGAAACGGGAATTGCCAAGGGTGAAATTCGCTCTGAAGTAAATGCTGATGAAATTGCCACCGTCATAATTGCAACGCTGGAAGGGGCCATAATGATGAGTAAGCTTTATGGAGATTCAATTCACATGCATAGGGTAATTAATCACCTGAATCAATACTTGGAAACTCACCTTTAA
- a CDS encoding 4-hydroxybenzoate solanesyltransferase encodes MLTMPERPQLPVWLVIIRLLRWHKPEGRLILMIPALWAVFLAASGKPPLPLVGVIILGTLATSAAGCVVNDLWDRDIDPEVERTRDRPLASRALSVKVGIVVAIVSLACAAILALYLNPLSFWLCVAAVPVIVLYPGAKRVFPVPQLVLSIAWGFGVLISWSAVTQTITLPTWLLWGATVLWTLGFDTVYAMSDKEDDRRIGVNSSALFFGNYAPVAIGIFFAGTILLLAWLGLLINLHLPFWISLAVATMGWVWQSLRLRQRDLPNSVYGKMFRQNVWIGFILLAGMIAGSV; translated from the coding sequence ATGTTAACGATGCCAGAACGCCCCCAGTTACCAGTTTGGCTTGTAATTATCCGGCTTTTACGCTGGCATAAACCAGAAGGACGGTTAATTTTAATGATTCCTGCTCTTTGGGCAGTGTTTTTAGCAGCTTCTGGGAAACCACCTTTACCTCTGGTTGGTGTAATTATATTGGGTACTCTGGCCACAAGTGCGGCGGGATGTGTTGTCAATGATTTATGGGATCGGGATATCGATCCAGAAGTGGAGAGAACACGCGATCGCCCCCTCGCTTCTCGCGCTTTGTCTGTGAAAGTTGGGATTGTAGTTGCGATCGTATCGCTAGCATGTGCAGCTATTCTGGCCCTTTACCTTAACCCCCTAAGTTTCTGGTTATGTGTGGCAGCAGTGCCCGTAATTGTCCTTTATCCAGGCGCAAAGCGAGTGTTTCCTGTACCGCAACTGGTACTTTCCATTGCCTGGGGTTTTGGGGTGTTGATTAGTTGGAGTGCAGTTACCCAAACCATCACTCTACCAACTTGGTTACTTTGGGGCGCGACTGTACTGTGGACATTGGGATTTGATACAGTTTATGCCATGAGCGACAAGGAAGACGATCGCCGCATTGGTGTTAATTCAAGCGCCCTATTTTTTGGGAATTATGCCCCTGTAGCGATCGGAATTTTCTTTGCTGGCACAATCTTGTTATTGGCTTGGTTAGGTTTGCTCATAAATCTGCACTTACCCTTTTGGATTAGCCTTGCAGTTGCTACTATGGGATGGGTTTGGCAATCTCTGCGATTAAGACAGCGAGATTTACCTAATTCTGTTTATGGTAAGATGTTCCGGCAAAACGTGTGGATTGGTTTTATTTTGCTTGCTGGGATGATCGCTGGATCTGTTTAA
- a CDS encoding cadmium resistance transporter: protein MSKLGTVFSEGIIAFIATNIDDIIILLIFFSQIDVNFRRRHILLGQYLGFSAIIIASLPGFFGGLVIQREWIGLLGLLPIAIGIQQLIYRKEETITVQTVSSDFNQPTPTNPVLSFILSVLHPQTYKVAAVTIANGGDNISIYIPLFAGQNLASLGVILSIFFIMVGVWCAIAYFLSRQPTIAYILSRYGKAAVPFVLIGLGLFIMYERGTFTLLPWVRS from the coding sequence ATGAGTAAGTTAGGGACAGTCTTCAGTGAAGGAATTATTGCCTTCATCGCCACTAACATAGATGACATCATTATCTTGTTAATATTTTTTTCACAGATAGATGTTAATTTTCGGCGGCGGCATATCTTACTCGGTCAATATCTGGGTTTTTCAGCCATTATCATCGCTAGTTTACCAGGATTTTTTGGGGGATTGGTAATACAGCGAGAATGGATAGGATTGCTAGGACTGCTACCAATTGCTATTGGTATTCAACAATTAATATATAGAAAAGAAGAAACTATAACAGTTCAGACAGTCAGTAGTGATTTTAATCAACCTACGCCTACTAACCCGGTATTGTCTTTTATTTTAAGTGTTTTGCACCCCCAAACCTATAAAGTGGCAGCAGTAACGATCGCTAATGGTGGTGACAATATTAGTATATATATCCCTTTGTTCGCTGGTCAGAATCTTGCCAGCTTGGGAGTAATTCTAAGTATATTTTTTATCATGGTAGGGGTTTGGTGTGCGATCGCTTATTTTTTAAGTCGTCAACCTACCATTGCTTATATTTTAAGTCGCTACGGTAAAGCTGCTGTACCTTTTGTATTAATCGGCTTAGGTCTGTTCATTATGTATGAGCGAGGTACATTCACTCTACTACCTTGGGTGAGAAGTTAA
- a CDS encoding tautomerase family protein, translating to MVQIKVYSLADKLNPIKAELSNVIHTSLMEVLQLTPEKRFHRFFPLDKSDFYYPSDRTNNYLVIEISMLEGRSVETKKELIRLLIKNINEKFNIPIYDIEITIFETSKSNWGIRGLPGDELTLNYKIEV from the coding sequence ATGGTACAAATCAAAGTATATTCTTTAGCAGACAAATTAAATCCTATTAAAGCGGAGTTATCAAATGTAATCCATACCTCCCTCATGGAGGTTTTACAGCTTACCCCTGAAAAAAGATTTCACCGATTTTTTCCACTGGATAAATCAGATTTTTACTATCCATCTGATAGAACAAACAATTATCTGGTTATCGAAATTAGTATGCTTGAGGGACGCTCAGTGGAAACAAAAAAAGAGTTGATTCGCCTGCTAATTAAAAATATCAATGAAAAATTCAATATTCCTATATACGATATTGAAATCACAATTTTTGAAACGTCCAAATCGAACTGGGGTATCAGAGGTTTGCCTGGCGACGAGTTAACCTTAAACTACAAAATAGAAGTTTGA
- a CDS encoding IS66 family transposase: MEKNLPLKLDTETLKQLEKEQLVEMLMEQAKAIEQLKSRVIELESVIEKLKVSRDLDSTTSSKPPSADILKKTEKKLEDEAGESETPKRKPGGQPGHRGKTRKGFGRVDRFEILRPQVCFCCGQKEFSNEPIKIETQQVAQLVERPIEIVEYQRHTCICSECGSKQTADWSPEIVPGQDIGIRLQAFLGWINNYGHLPYEKQQELLWELGEIEIGVGTLVATNERIDGAVAQSIDNLKEWIKQTQPNIHSDETPWVIKGVKEWLWIFANTDFALFHAADTRSRAELEAILGSSYSGVLSSDDFSAYNGYPVKAQQKCQAHLRRHFKKLILIPGLNNKEIGSAFVSLIDEGFKNYALFQQTKNIDEFWSWASEFKIKVESSIHSWIDKAGGEAGKLLRSLRNKAHQWWYFLDHPDIPPDNNLAERTLRLAVTKRKVSGGSRSMKRFQDTANLLTVIQTCRRQGRSVIEFFDQAIKAMVNSSVQTPSLIPLV, from the coding sequence ATGGAAAAAAACCTGCCACTAAAACTAGACACTGAAACCCTAAAACAGTTGGAGAAAGAGCAACTGGTAGAGATGCTTATGGAGCAGGCAAAAGCTATAGAACAGCTAAAATCCAGAGTAATAGAACTAGAATCTGTAATAGAGAAACTCAAAGTTAGTAGAGACTTAGACAGCACAACATCATCAAAACCACCGTCGGCAGACATCCTCAAAAAAACCGAGAAAAAACTTGAAGATGAAGCAGGGGAGAGTGAAACGCCAAAACGGAAACCAGGAGGACAGCCAGGACATCGGGGAAAAACGAGAAAGGGTTTTGGGAGAGTAGATAGGTTTGAGATATTAAGACCGCAAGTGTGTTTTTGTTGTGGTCAAAAGGAATTCAGTAACGAACCAATAAAAATAGAAACCCAGCAAGTAGCACAGTTGGTAGAAAGACCTATCGAAATCGTAGAATATCAAAGACATACCTGTATTTGCAGCGAGTGTGGGTCAAAACAAACAGCAGACTGGTCGCCAGAAATAGTACCGGGACAAGATATAGGAATCAGACTGCAAGCTTTCTTGGGATGGATAAATAATTACGGGCATTTACCATACGAGAAACAACAAGAATTGTTGTGGGAACTGGGTGAAATAGAAATTGGAGTCGGGACTTTAGTAGCCACAAATGAACGAATAGATGGTGCCGTAGCTCAAAGTATTGACAACCTTAAAGAGTGGATAAAACAAACCCAGCCGAATATCCATTCGGATGAAACACCTTGGGTAATCAAAGGGGTAAAAGAATGGTTATGGATTTTTGCCAATACCGATTTCGCTTTATTTCATGCGGCTGATACTCGTTCTCGCGCCGAATTAGAGGCAATTTTGGGTTCAAGTTACTCTGGTGTACTCAGTTCTGATGACTTTAGTGCTTATAACGGTTATCCGGTGAAAGCCCAACAGAAATGTCAGGCGCATTTACGCCGTCACTTCAAGAAACTCATCTTAATTCCTGGCTTGAATAACAAAGAGATTGGGTCAGCATTTGTCAGCCTGATAGATGAAGGTTTTAAAAACTATGCTCTCTTCCAACAAACTAAAAACATTGATGAGTTCTGGAGTTGGGCATCCGAGTTTAAAATAAAAGTTGAATCTTCCATTCATTCATGGATTGATAAAGCTGGAGGAGAAGCTGGTAAACTTTTACGCTCCTTACGTAATAAAGCTCATCAATGGTGGTATTTCTTAGACCACCCGGACATACCCCCTGATAATAATTTAGCAGAACGAACATTACGTTTAGCAGTCACAAAACGAAAAGTCAGTGGTGGTTCTCGTTCTATGAAGCGATTCCAAGATACTGCTAATTTATTGACTGTTATACAAACTTGTCGCCGTCAAGGACGCTCTGTAATTGAGTTTTTTGACCAAGCTATCAAAGCGATGGTTAACTCTTCTGTGCAGACCCCTTCTTTAATTCCTCTCGTTTAG
- a CDS encoding DsbA family protein, producing MSKFFDLFSPLIEYMRTWAAISLLCFVVTWSFPAQAASRIDPQLEQQVLQIIREHPQAIIESVQAYQQQQQQKLKQAQQTFLQDLKTNPQTVIGESPTTGSTQSKTVLIEFSDFQCPYCAEAHKTLKQLLAKYPDKVKLVYKNLPLISIHAEALPSATAAWAAYQQGKFWEYHDALFTNQKQLGEALYLDIAKKLNLDLSKFKRDLTLATPAITKDIQLAEKLGVSGTPFFIINSPTFSGVPQLADIENILTGAK from the coding sequence ATGAGTAAATTCTTTGATTTGTTTAGTCCATTAATTGAGTATATGCGTACTTGGGCAGCAATAAGTCTGCTCTGTTTCGTTGTCACCTGGTCATTTCCTGCACAAGCTGCTAGCCGGATTGATCCGCAATTAGAACAGCAAGTCTTACAAATTATCCGCGAACATCCACAGGCAATTATTGAATCTGTTCAAGCTTATCAGCAGCAGCAACAACAAAAACTCAAGCAAGCACAGCAAACATTTTTACAAGATTTAAAGACGAATCCTCAAACAGTAATTGGTGAGTCTCCCACCACAGGTTCAACTCAATCAAAAACTGTGCTGATAGAATTTTCCGATTTTCAATGTCCCTACTGTGCCGAGGCGCATAAAACATTGAAACAATTGTTAGCAAAGTATCCAGATAAAGTAAAATTAGTTTACAAGAATTTACCCCTAATTTCAATTCATGCTGAAGCATTACCATCTGCGACAGCAGCTTGGGCAGCATATCAACAGGGCAAATTTTGGGAATATCATGATGCGCTATTTACTAATCAAAAGCAACTAGGTGAAGCGTTATATTTAGATATTGCTAAAAAACTGAATCTAGATTTAAGTAAATTTAAACGCGATCTTACTCTTGCTACTCCCGCAATTACAAAAGATATCCAATTAGCAGAGAAGTTGGGTGTTTCTGGCACACCTTTCTTTATCATTAATAGTCCAACTTTTTCAGGAGTTCCACAGCTAGCGGATATCGAAAATATATTGACTGGTGCTAAGTAA
- a CDS encoding thioesterase family protein translates to MLVNNSLHRPLEVVLEIPVRTYDIDFMGIVSNIVYVRWLEDLRLKFLDEHWHLNRQIDRGYAPVLAGTEIEYKRPIKIIDQVIGRLWLSNLGRLKWTVQAEILSNNELAAVASQKGAFISLQNSRPIPIPEELKNKYLEHQKGNLKDYSS, encoded by the coding sequence ATGCTAGTAAATAACAGTTTGCACAGACCATTAGAAGTAGTATTAGAAATTCCTGTAAGAACATACGACATTGACTTTATGGGAATCGTAAGCAATATTGTATATGTCAGATGGTTAGAGGATTTACGTTTAAAGTTTTTAGATGAACATTGGCACCTGAATCGACAAATTGATCGAGGATATGCACCTGTTCTAGCTGGAACTGAAATTGAATATAAACGCCCAATAAAAATTATTGACCAAGTAATTGGACGTTTATGGCTAAGTAATTTAGGACGATTGAAGTGGACTGTACAAGCTGAAATTTTATCTAATAATGAGTTAGCAGCAGTAGCGAGTCAAAAGGGTGCTTTTATCAGTTTACAAAATAGTCGTCCTATTCCTATTCCAGAGGAATTAAAGAATAAATATTTAGAGCATCAAAAAGGAAATCTGAAAGACTATTCATCATAA